In Silene latifolia isolate original U9 population chromosome X, ASM4854445v1, whole genome shotgun sequence, the following proteins share a genomic window:
- the LOC141620237 gene encoding uncharacterized protein LOC141620237: protein MEGLLKALRELGHQVRWPKLPMQSRPNDDRDSSKRCEWHHDIRHRTEDCYRLRREVKFQVRKGNLDHLLSHGGKQDKRETTNQVLPSTPPICTKIINVITGGSELSGLTYSAAKRRATESKGDHPETSYRVSQSDLPLVTFDETDVENGAEQHHDALTITLSIGNCTVRKVLVDTGSSVNLSMLETLKIMGFDKESLIKKSVPLVGFSGETAHSVGEITIPTYIEGFNKLVRYLVIEGPATYNVILGRPGCIR, encoded by the coding sequence ATGGAAGGACTGCTGAAAGCACTAAGGGAATTGGGTCACCAGGTAAGGTGGCCTAAGCTTCCTATGCAAAGCCGGCCCAATGATGACCGGGACAGTAGCAAGAGATGTGAATGGCATCATGATATCAGGCACCGAACAGAAGATTGCTATAGGTTGCGGAGGGAAGTAAAATTCCAGGTACGCAAAGGGAATCTAGACCACCTGTTATCACATGGGGGCAAgcaagataagagagaaacaacaAACCAGGTGCTTCCTTCCACTCCACCCATATGCACAAAGATTAttaacgtgataacaggtggatcCGAGCTATCAGGTTTGACATACTCTGCAGCCAAGAGGAGAGCCACCGAAAGTAAAGGAGATCATCCAGAAACTTCGTACAGGGTGAGCCAGAGTGATTTACCCTTGGTAACGTTCGATGAAACTGACGTAGAAAATGGCGCAGAACAACACCATGATGCCCTCACCATAACGTTATCTATTGGAAACTGCACCGTGCGAAAGGTATTAGTGGATACCGGAAGCTCCGTGAACCTCAGTATGTTGGAAACTCTCAAAATCATGGGTTTCGACAAAGAAAGTCTGATAAAAAAGTCTGTACCGCTGGTGGGATTCAGTGGTGAGACAGCACATTCGGTAGGTGAGATAACCATTCCAACGTATATTGAAGGATTTAATAAATTGGTGAGGTACTTAGTCATCGAGGGTCCGGCCACTTACAACGTAATACTAGGAAGACCTGGCTGCATCAGATGA